One region of Drosophila subobscura isolate 14011-0131.10 chromosome J, UCBerk_Dsub_1.0, whole genome shotgun sequence genomic DNA includes:
- the LOC117893187 gene encoding uncharacterized protein LOC117893187 isoform X6 codes for MLLRRLPHSGGKPKNSPCRTMPLQLQLLLLLCLAFVGHVSAQFDRTISEQESKSVVLPCPVNEEKCGKLHSLNWFKGDDRIAAMLLGDSNVTSVNKEFEDRVTVEQNPYRLVIKDLKIGDEDIYLCDTTFFIPEETCDNFNGYRVELRVLVPPTEVVILDAKGDRIENGSVVGPMQERQALKATCTVKNTRPQPDVGWFRGTKRLATYSPTHDLNDGLYTSTLELDWQLSREDLAQDIECRVESAAIKSAIVTKFSVDLQVPPKSILIKGVEHHTVQGSKVVLQCDIYGARPAVNLTWYNATATISPEENDLTEIRTKAFEKEDGTYHTQSELVFNATRFENDRVFKCEAENIVLQINREKPISSTKTLEVLYPPVVKVSPPEMVTNTSEIVLLNCEYFANPASLTQVVWYRNGDIVNVNDTDHYQGGNSENVALVIKSTDKEDVGNYSCQLSNAIGKGISEQQIDLDVQYVPLVEVLMIPEGPVKESDESNVTLFCNILEANPSVLTKVRWYANATLLKELPDCEETREDLCHIDPSKLLLESIGRGFFYNYSCEGFNAAGWGPRSEEKELMVHYEPGPATLTHFPPIAVKKKSVIFSCSVDDPGYPESNRYRWLRGGRGPLQDIVTKDWTVEPVGLDSRTNYSCYAYNEGGKGVMATVNLEVHAPPFFIKNLPQYTGVLHSTRNANLTCRIECVPRCEISWQKDGTTIEKNDTRYFIKEKYMDASPATGDFESMLSVLHFNMSNWPNSKFDISADNANYTCVSTGNSVGPGIKSGTYLGIEYAPINTTVANTTVYVQEDTIPGRVICKSYGNPEPSYEWRFKDKIITRGSALIINTPMQRNDNGTYTCLAFNKHGKSTAETVIEVQFKPRCEIERREIDDQDTLICTAFGNPVEADFSWSIKAENETVEYLGSGDEKAFADKSFYVLQEDYAIARTYRCVANNTVGSGAFCEIEVAEQLAWWQRWEKTTLIILVAAILGLLLAVIIICCIIICVCRRRRRQDKYHTEVSISASQSVLSYQPVMPKVGAALPIQDTSASLLPATLSPANHRQHQGQPILAVPGAQTETETENNNEILSTPPPVTRFNGNAPKSPPRWPLRPGVMLHVSSDTKENLAVNRMTLKPHPNTNTSGNGNGNGHGNASVHVNVANASQLSAQLSAVLNESQTNSNSTQLTEVTVVAEAGTGNSHTLGPQTRLKTEAEHLPSTDEAETTPEGAACLENLTDAPAEAAAAAGVSSSSCANASKVERILAFVFKRTKKSSDDGTRDSQRSHVGLLQTFWRGRGGHNESNSSASASSSPFGAQHRLKGIRCSGSVTYKKTPAKSATNETTTNTQAGETTPVKSPSSSVPSRASVTFQAPSLDKETDQGKTTTTKTTGTEVIPTQGAHSSLQQVVAGVPATSSLLQQQTTTSPQGRSGRTPPPRPPPPTLPLRPPPGPGRGRTLGHPQRALSRGSPFSGIPIRVSSSTEQGTSSTLPPMAKRSILVSSPHNKVEHVQIHDKSSSLGEPLTEPGEYENLPFHGLQTAPNKFSTTPTNFNNNTNVVRVAPRPKRLNGSISQPSNSQQQQQHHQTLQHPHPHQQQHYCDLQQQQQQQHYQHQKPGQQYNTMHHLTAPHGQGLESGTHQVQYNLSNCFPKSYTEYYQQHQQHQQLQQKQQLPTATTQQQQQKFSTNSSSNVQLLNAIEHDYQPTYAVVERIPAPPPPPVASSALLNTNPFLAASNFRKYDAAGEELHGSMQRGKKSKGVGGDMDKKFYSLKFPGGGGKIKKPAGYNGNISTPLGTTTSPTSAMDPAMASKCKRHHSFAGNSHSDIDSGGKPMRLYDPPVYENVVEKCTGHDAARDMDMDMGGGSSSLHTNPNPNLATVQLHTHSGAGAGGAGGGGTAVVQQKKKHHHRHHQQKNDPGGGGSGAEFQLMEPERLSIYRSDSGISNSSYESQLPSGLSQQQQHPHHRPSKAAHKSGAVAGANAGASGGLCRKTVYINMEGQCAGLMHADSPTHVHSSYESASSNSHGVALAADPTTLSSCTSLYSSGTSGTAASLRYPRHQHNNQHNQQAMANEITTPEDFEQYQLGHHPTHSASTLSVASSLNATGRGKCKTGGPPSQYNAHETNKTLATNPFLANKRNNSGGGIGGSGCLGNKKLRRQTISDPYAYIKRRQWQYDGHADYDVDSSVTHSQHTEAPNAHGDSCPTKSATVESAATSATCQQQIGNSNASISHIKIGNASASGEHQEQLLMPNELLLQASRLGSFTTVENLRYVPPLNPVMRPLADGGAYDCLVVRRPIRLPLRKHHTFHFQSNQTANGRLQQLRQQLQHQQREREQLEQDLGSSLMYRPFALNERHAFKPISPTPAMAAATAEDANVEESKACPLVPPSGATGQLNPAASLEALELLTKTHPDYMFPRSSYPQKSEPTTTTEEAIELSAHPTSSAPEMVEEDEDLGYSFCEEEYMVDNDNDSLKTTTAPTNTPVRSSNQESAIANATAGALKYFMTQSYREVHI; via the exons ATCGCACCATCAGTGAACAGGAGAGCAAATCTGTGGTCCTGCCCTGTCCCGTGAATGAGGAGAAATGCGGCAAGTTGCATTCATTGAACTGGTTCAAAGGCGACGATCGCATTGCTGCCATGCTGCTCGGCGATAGCAATGTGACGAGTGTGAATAAAGAATTTGAGGATAG AGTGACTGTTGAACAAAATCCATACAGACTAGTTATTAAGGACTTGAAAATAGGTGATGAGGATATTTATCTATGTGATACAACATTTTTTATACCAGAAGAAACGTGTGATAACTTCAATGGCTATCGAGTGGAATTGAGAGTCTTAG TGCCACCCACTGAGGTTGTGATTTTGGATGCAAAGGGCGATCGCATCGAGAACGGCAGCGTGGTGGGTCCCATGCAGGAGCGCCAGGCCCTGAAGGCCACATGTACCGTGAAGAATACCCGACCACAGCCTGATGTCGGCTGGTTTCGCGGCACGAAGCGACTGGCAACAT ACTCTCCCACTCATGATTTGAACGATGGCCTCTACACTTCGACACTGGAGCTGGATTGGCAATTATCCCGTGAGGATCTGGCACAGGACATTGAATGCCGCGTGGAGTCCGCAGCGATAAAGTCGGCGATTGTTACCAAGTTTAGCGTGGACTTGCAAG TGCCGCCAAAGAGCATACTCATCAAGGGCGTGGAACACCATACGGTTCAGGGCAGCAAAGTAGTGCTACAATGTGAC ATTTACGGTGCACGCCCGGCTGTTAACCTCACCTGGTACAATGCAACAGCGACCATAAGTCCCGAGGAGAATGATTTAACTGAGATACGCACCAAAGCG TTTGAGAAGGAGGATGGCACCTATCACACACAATCGGAGCTCGTCTTTAATGCCACTCGCTTTGAGAATGATCGCGTCTTCAAGTGTGAGGCCGAGAATATTGTGCTACAAATCAACAGGGAGAAACCAATATCATCGACCAAAACATTGGAAGTGTTGT ATCCGCCCGTTGTCAAGGTCAGTCCACCGGAAATGGTCACAAATACCAGCGAAATTGTGCTCCTGAATTGTGAATACTTCGCCAATCCTGCCTCTTTAACCCAAGTTGTGTG GTATCGCAATGGCGACATTGTCAATGTCAATGATACGGATCACTATCAGGGGGGTAATTCGGAGAATGTGGCGCTGGTCATCAAGTCCACCGATAAGGAGGATGTTGGCAACTACTCCTGTCAGCTGTCGAATGCGATTGGCAAAGGCATATCGGAGCAGCAAATTGATCTGGATGTGCAGT ATGTGCCCCTTGTGGAGGTGCTAATGATACCCGAGGGACCTGTCAAGGAGAGCGACGAGTCGAATGTCACCCTCTTTTGCAATATCCTAGAGGCAAATCCTTCGGTGCTCACAAAGGTGCGCTGGTACGCCAATGCCACGCTGCTCAAGGAGCTGCCCGACTGCGAGGAGACTCGA GAGGATCTCTGCCACATTGATCCCAGCAAACTGCTGTTGGAGAGCATTGGACGTGGATTTTTCTACAATTACTCCTGCGAGGGCTTcaatgctgctggctggggtCCACGCAGCGAAGAGAAGGAGCTAATG GTACATTATGAGCCCGGACCTGCCACGCTGACCCACTTCCCACCGATTGCTGTGAAAAAGAAGAGCGTCATCTTCTCGTGCTCTGTGGACGATCCGGGCTATCCGGAATCGAATAG ATATCGTTGGCTGCGCGGCGGTCGCGGTCCGCTGCAGGACATTGTCACCAAGGACTGGACGGTGGAGCCAGTTGGCCTGGACAGCCGCACCAACTATTCCTGCTATGCGTACAACGAGGGCGGCAAGGGCGTAATGGCCACAGTCAATTTGGAGGTGCATGCACCGCCATTTTTCATCAAGAACCTGCCACAGTATACGGGTGTGCTGCATTCCACCCGCAATGCGAATCTAACCTGTCGCATCGAGTGCGTGCCACGCTGTGAGATATCCTGGCAGAAGGACGGCACCACCATCGAGAAGAACGATACCCGCTACTTTATCAAGGAGAAGTATATGGATGCCTCCCCAGCAACCGGTGACTTTGAGAGCATGCTATCAGTGTTG CACTTTAACATGTCAAATTGGCCAAATTCGAAATTCGATATCTCGGCAGATAATGCCAACTACACGTGCGTCTCAACGGGCAATTCCGTGGGGCCTGGCATCAAGAGTGGCACCTATTTGGGCATTGAAT ATGCGCCCATCAATACAACCGTTGCAAACACGACTGTCTATGTGCAGGAAGATACCATACCGGGACGGGTTATCTGCAAATCATATGGCAATCCAG AACCCTCTTATGAGTGGCGTTTCAAGGACAAAATAATTACCAGAGGCAGCGCTTTGATCATCAATACTCCCATGCAACGCAACGACAATGGCACCTACACCTGTCTGGCCTTCAACAAACATGGCAAGAGCACAGCCGAAACAGTCATCGAAGTGCAGT TCAAGCCGCGCTGTGAAATCGAGCGACGTGAGATCGACGATCAGGATACACTGATTTGCACAGCATTCGGAAACCCCGTGGAG GCTGATTTTTCATGGTCAATCAAGGCGGAGAATGAAACTGTGGAATATTTGGGCAGCGGCGATGAGAAAGCATTCGCGGACAAGAGTTTCTATGTGCTGCAGGAGGACTATGCCATTGCCAGGACCTACAGATGTGTGGCCAATAATACTGTTGGATCGGGTGCATTCTGTGAAATTGAAGTTGCTG AACAATTGGCCTGGTGGCAGCGTTGGGAGAAGACGACACTCATCATACTGGTTGCAGCCATtttgggactgctgctggccgtcaTTATCATTTGCTGCATAATCATATGCGTCTGCCGTCGCCGCCGGCGCCAAGATAAAT ATCACACGGAAGTATCCATAAGCGCCAGCCAAAG tGTGCTGTCGTATCAGCCAGTGATGCCGAAAGTGGGCGCGGCACTGCCTATACAGGATACATCGGCTAGTTTATTGCCAGCCACCCTATCGCCGGCGAATCATCGGCAACATCAGGGCCAGCCAATATTGGCAGTGCCGGGGGcccaaaccgaaaccgaaaccgagaATAACAATGAGATCTTATCCACACCCCCACCTGTCACGCGCTTCAATGGCAATGCACCAAAATCCCCACCACGCTGGCCACTTCGTCCGGGTGTAATGCTCCACGTGAGCAGCGATACCAAGGAGAATCTGGCTGTGAATCGAATGACACTGAAGCCCCAtccaaatacaaatacgagtgggaatgggaatgggaatgggcatgggaatgcgAGTGTGCATGTGAATGTGGCGAATGCAAGTCAGTTGTCGGCACAATTGAGTGCCGTGTTGAACGAGAGCCAGACTAACTCCAACAGCACACAGCTAACTGAGGTGACGGTGGTTGCGGAAGCCGGAACGGGCAACAGCCACACTTTGGGGCCACAGACGAGATTGAAGACTGAGGCGGAACATTTACCATCAACAGATGAGGCAGAGACGACTCCAGAgggagctgcctgcctggagAACCTAACAGATgcaccagcagaagcagcagcagcagcaggagtgtCGTCCTCGTCCTGTGCGAATGCCAGCAAAGTGGAGCGCATTCTGGCATTTGTCTTTAAGCGGACTAAGAAGTCATCGGATGATGGCACTCGGGATAGCCAGCGTAGCCATGTGGGCCTATTGCAGACCTTTTGGCGTGGACGTGGTGGCCATAACGAAAGCAActcctctgcctccgcctcatCCTCCCCATTCGGAGCACAGCATAGACTCAAGGGAATacgttgcagtggcagtg TCACCTATAAAAAGACGCCCGCTAAATCAGCCACTAATGAAacaaccacaaacacacaagcagGCGAAACGACACCAGTGAAAAGTCCTTCCAGCAGTGTCCCATCACGTGCCTCTGTGACATTTCAAGCGCCTTCATTAGACAAGGAAACCGATCAggggaaaacaacaacaaccaaaacaacagGAACAGAAGTAATTCCCACACAGGGAGCCCATTCTTCATTACAACAAGTCGTCGCTGGCGTGCCGGCGACCTCGTCGCTCCTTCAGCAACAGACAACAACATCACCACAGGGTCGGAGTGGTCGAACGCCACCGCCACGACCACCGCCACCCACATTGCCACTGAGGCCACCACCAGGCCCAGGCCGAGGCCGAACCCTTGGCCACCCACAGAGGGCACTGTCGAGAGGCAGTCCGTTCAGCGGAATTCCAATCAGAGTCAGTTCCAGCACGGAGCAGGGCACCTCCAGCACCCTGCCACCAATGGCCAAACGAAGCATATTGGTCTCCTCCCCCCACAACAAGGTCGAACACGTCCAAA TACACGACAAGTCGTCTTCACTGGGGGAACCATTGACGGAACCTGGCGAGTATGAGAATCTACCGTTTCATGGTCTGCAAACGGCACCTAACAAG TTCTCTACTACCCCCACAAATTTTAATAACAACACAAATGTGGTGCGCGTCGCTCCACGACCCAAGAGACTCAATGGAAGTATCAGTCAGCCGTcgaacagccagcagcagcagcaacatcaccaGACTCTGCAACATCCTCAtccacaccagcagcaacattacTGCGacctgcaacaacagcagcagcagcagcactatcAGCACCAGAAACCTGGACAACAATACAATACCATGCACCACCTGACAGCCCCACATGGCCAGGGCCTGGAGTCGGGCACACATCAAGTGCAATATAATTTGAGCAACTGCTTCCCCAAGAGCTACACCGAGTactaccagcagcatcagcagcaccaacagctccaacagaagcaacaactaccaacagcaacgactcagcagcagcagcaaaagttcaGCACCAATTCGTCGTCGAATGTGCAGCTGCTGAATGCCATCGAGCACGACTATCAGCCCACCTATGCGGTGGTGGAGCGCATCccggcaccaccgccaccgcccgtTGCCAGCTCGGCGCTGCTCAATACGAATCCCTTTCTGGCGGCCAGCAACTTCCGCAAGTACGATGCAGCGGGGGAGGAGCTGCACGGGAGCATGCAGCGCGGCAAGAAGAGCAAGGGAGTTGGCGGGGACATGGACAAAAAGTTTTACTCGCTAAAGTTCCCGGGAGGCGGCGGAAAGATCAAGAAGCCGGCAGGGTACAATGGGAATATTAGCACTCCACTGGGCACGACCACGTCCCCCACCTCGGCCATGGACCCAGCGATGGCGTCAAAGTGCAAGAGACATCATTCCTTTGCTGGCAATAGCCATAGCGATATTGACTCCGGTGGCAAGCCCATGCGCCTCTATGATCCGCCCGTCTACGAGAATGTAGTGGAGAAGTGCACTGGCCACGATGCGGCcagggacatggacatggacatgggcggcggcagcagcagccttcaCACCAATCCGAATCCAAATCTGGCCACTGTGCAGCTGCACACGCACTCTGGTGCAGGAGCAGGTGGAGCAGGTGGTGGGGGAACTGCTGTCGtccagcaaaagaaaaaacatcaCCATCGCCATCACCAGCAAAAAAATGATCCAGGAGGTGGAGGAAGTGGCGCCGAGTTCCAGCTAATGGAGCCCGAACGCCTGAGCATTTACCGCAGCGATTCGGGCATCTCGAACAGCTCCTACGAGTCGCAACTGCCATCGGGCttgtcccagcagcagcagcacccccaCCATCGCCCATCAAAGGCCGCCCACAAATCAGGGGCAGTGGCTGGCGCAAATGCCGGCGCATCTGGCGGACTGTGTCGGAAGACGGTCTACATAAATATGGAAGGACAGTGTGCGGGATTGATGCATGCAGACTCCCCAACACATGTGCACTCGTCCTACGAGTCCGCCTCGTCCAACAGTCATGGCGTGGCCCTCGCCGCGGATCCGACAACGCTCTCATCCTGCACCTCGCTGtacagcagcggcaccagcggCACAGCCGCCTCCCTCCGCTATCCCCGTCACCAGCACAACAATCAGCACAATCAGCAGGCCATGGCCAATGAAATCACGACGCCCGAAGACTTTGAACAGTACCAACTGGGCCACCATCCGACGCACTCGGCCTCCACGCTCTCAGTGGCCAGCAGTCTCAATGCCACCGGAAGGGGCAAATGTAAAACAGGGGGGCCACCAAGCCAGTACAATGCTCACGAG ACCAACAAAACGCTGGCCACTAATCCATTTCTAGCCAATAAACGGAACAACAGCGGCGGGGGCAtcggcggcagtggctgcctCGGGAACAAGAAACTACGACGGCAAACCATCAGCGACCCCTACGCATATATCAAACGGCGTCAGTGGCAGTACGATGGGCATGCCGACTATGATGTCGACTCCTCTGTTACCCACAGCCAACATACAGAAGCCCCTAATGCCCACGGTGATAGCTGCCCCACCAAATCTGCGACAGTTGAATCAGCAGCAACGTCAGCAACATGCCAACAGCAaattggcaacagcaacgcgaGCATTAGCCACATCAAGATCGggaatgccagtgccagtggagAACATCAAGAACAATTGCTAATGCCAAAtgaattgctgctgcaggcatCCCGATTGGGTTCCTTCACCACCGTCGAGAATTTGAGATATGTACCGCCGTTGAATCCGGTCATGCGGCCCCTGGCGGATGGCGGGGCCTACGACTGTCTGGTGGTGCGACGGCCAATACGTCTGCCACTGCGTAAGCACCACACCTTCCATTTTCAGAGCAACCAGACGGCCAACGGCAGGCTGCAACAGCTGcgacagcaactgcagcatcagcagcgtgagagggagcagctggagcaggattTGGGCTCCTCTCTGATGTATCGTCCATTTGCTCTGAATGAGCGGCATGCCTTTAAGCCAATTTCACCAACTCCAGCcatggcagctgccacagcagaggATGCAAATGTAGAAGAGTCGAAGGCATGCCCGTTGGTGCCACCCTCTGGTGCAACTGGACAACTAAATCCCGCCGCCTCATTAGAGGCATTAGAGCTTCTAACTAAAACGCATCCAGACTATATGTTTCCACGGTCAAGCTACCCACAGAAGAGCgagcccaccaccaccacggaGGAGGCAATAGAATTATCTGCACACCCAACATCATCGGCACCAGAGATGGTGGAGGAAGACGAAGATCTGGGCTATAGCTTCTGCGAGGAGGAGTACATGGTGGACAATGATAACGATAGTCTGAAGACAACTACAGCACCGACGAATACGCCAGTTCGTAGCTCAAATCAGGAATCGGCGATTGCCAATGCCACTGCAGGTGCTCTGAAATACTTTATGACCCAAAGCTATCGTGAAGTTCACATTTAG